The Vigna unguiculata cultivar IT97K-499-35 chromosome 6, ASM411807v1, whole genome shotgun sequence genome contains a region encoding:
- the LOC114186757 gene encoding nucleotide exchange factor SIL1 gives MERTFCLSLLFLFTAALAAASGGAEHNLTSGGLLWSPATEESDLRPAADDYDSDGGFSSLDGMLQWAISHSDPEKLKESAEAQQRLSPRELEKRSLKIKEIMEKIKMPSDAELMKIAIGDLNNVSTSLEDRRRALQELLELVESLDNANDLNKLGGLVAVTKELNHSDPGIRTIAAWVLGKASQNNPIVQQQIMELRVLSRLMKMVNSNSLEEANKALYAVSALTRNNLASQELFYAEAGGWMLQDILNNTSLDIKLRRKAVLLLADLAGYQLENADQDKLPFFNDTNLLKSVVDLTASTDLDIQEKALVAIKSLLQLRTTDAQIFKDFCALGDALNKMRKLLHDLMEDEYKRDYAIDVESLRVEVEHIFERKLVKQ, from the exons ATGGAACGAACATTCTGCCTCTCTCTTCTCTTCCTCTTCACCGCAGCGTTAGCGGCAGCGAGTGGCGGCGCTGAACACAACCTCACTTCAGGCGGGCTGTTATGGTCCCCTGCCACAGAGGAGTCCGATCTTCGCCCGGCGGCTGATGACTACGACTCCGACGGCGGGTTTTCCTCACTCGACGGCATGCTGCAGTGGGCTATAA GTCATTCTGATCCCGAAAAGCTAAAGGAATCAGCAGAAGCCCAGCAACGGCTTTCACCAAGGGAGCTAGAGAAACGTTCATTGAAAATCAAG GAAATAATGGAGAAAATAAAGATGCCTTCTGATGCTGAATTGATGAAGATCGCTATAGGGGACTTGAATAATGTGTCTACATCCCTAGAAGATAGGCGCCGTGCTTTACAGGAGCTTCTTGAGCTTGTTGAGTCGTTAGATAATGCAAATG ATTTAAACAAACTTGGGGGACTTGTTGCAGTTACAAAAGAACTTAATCACTCTGATCCAGGTATAAGGACAATTGCTGCATGGGTTCTTGGGAAAGCTAGTCAAAATAATCCAATTGTTCAGCAGCAG ATCATGGAACTTAGAGTCCTCTCAAGACTGATGAAAATGGTAAACTCTAATTCCCTAGAAGAAGCCAATAAAGCATTATATGCTGTTTCAGCTTTGACTCGGAATAACTTGGCTAGTCAAGAGTTGTTCTATGCTGAAGCTGGAGGATGGATGCTTCAG GATATTCTGAACAATACAAGTCTCGATATCAAACTAAGGAGGAAAGCTGTACTTCTATTGGCTGATCTAGCAGGGTATCAATTAGAAAATGCAGATCAAGACAAACTACCATTTTTCAATGACACGAATCTTTTGAAATCTGTGGTTGATTTAACTGCATCAACCGACCTTGATATCCAGGAAAAG GCCCTTGTTGCGATCAAGAGTCTCTTGCAACTAAGAACCACTGATGCTCAGATTTTCAAGGACTTTTGTGCTTTAGGTGATGCACTGAACAAAATGAGGAAGTTGTTGCATGATTTGATGGAGGATGAGTATAAGAGAGACTATGCAATAGATGTTGAGAGTCTTCGTGTTGAAGTGGAACACATTTTCGAGAGAAAGCTGGTAAAGCAATGA